Below is a window of Geomonas oryzisoli DNA.
ACGCAGGTTGACGGCTGAATTGTCGGCCAGGGCCGCCGCCAGCGCGTAGGTGCCGGCCAAGTCGTGCGCGGCGCGCGGGTCGTCGCCGAAGGCTTCGAAGAGCCCCTTGGTGGAGGGGGAGACGGTCGCTTCCTCCTGCTTGCCTGGGGTGTGCGAGATCACGCGCTCCACGCGCAGGTTGCGGGAGAGCTCCAGCGCGGCCACGGTGCGCTGCAGATCCGCTTCGGTCGCGTTGGGGGGGAGGGCACGGAAGTAGATGGGGGCTCCGTCGCTGTAGGCGGCGACGGCCTCTCCGTCGCTCACCGCCACGGTCCCGGCGGCAGGCGCCAGCTTGTCCCAGTGGAACAGTGATGCGGTGACCACTTCCGGCTCGAGCCCGGCCTGCTTCAAAAGTTCGATCTTCTCGGAGAGCTCCTGGACCCTGCCCCAGACCGCCAGCACCTTACCGCCGGAAAGCGGCAGGGCGTCGAAGGCCAACTGGTCCGTATCGAGTGCGGTCTCCCCTTTGAGTTCCAGCGGGAGGAGTTCGCGCACCTTGGCGCGGTCGCTGATGGGGAGCTCCAGCTCCCGCATGAACAGAGATGAGGGAGGGAGGGCGAGGACCACCCGGTGTTCACCGGTCGCCAGCGAGCTTCCGGCGAGGATGCGGGAGAGTTCCCCCTCCTCACCCGAAAGCGGGTGCCGCTCGGCGGAGAGGAAGGTCGCTCCGCCCTTCTTGGCCCTGAAACTGGCCAGGACCAGTTCGGTCCTTTTCAGCTGTACGATCAGCATGTCCATCAATATTCTCTCCAATAAAGGACCCTGGGCGACGTGCTTCCCACGTCGGTCACCACGGCCTCGACGATACGTACGCTTTCTCCTACCTTCCCCTCGGAACGGATCCGGTAGATGGAACCCTTGAATCCGACTTTTATGGATAGGGCCTGGGTGAGCGTCGAGCTCCCGAAGACATCGGCGAGCGTTTTGATCACCTTGGTCTTGCGGTACTCGAGGATCTGGGCTACCTGGTCCCCGGTCATGAGGCTGTCATCCAGTGACATCAGGACCTCTTTGGGGGCTGTGTTGATGTTGATCACAGCGGCAGGGGCGCCGTTTGCCACTCCGTACGGTGTGACCAAGCCACGCAACTTGGCCAGGACTTCCGGGGTGTACCCCTTGATCAGCCCGAGCTCTTCGAAGGTGTCCAGCTTGTCGTTGTGCACCAGGAGCGGGGTCTTCAGGGTGCCGTAGTAGATCTTTTCTGCACCGCTTGGACGCGGCGTGTCGTCGGTGTCGACCCAGTCCGCCAGCGGGTCGTAAAGGTCGCGCGACAGCTTCAGGGTGTCGAAGAGCCTCAGCAGTGCATCCTTTTGGAACTGGTCCGGCGTGCCGGTCTGCGAGGTTGCGGCATTCAGGTCGATCTTGCCGGTCTCCTCCTCGATGGTGACGGTAACCGTGCCGTTGTCAGCGTCGAAAGACTGCGGCTTAGCCCACGGCTCCAGCAAGGAGCTGTACTCCCCCCCGAGCCTTAGCGTGCTGGAGACCTGCAGAAGCTTGATGCCACCAGCGATCCCAGACTCGGCCAGAATGCCCGCCTGCTGCGATGCTACAAAGTTGTGGCTGTGCGAGGTGTCGACGTAGACCTCGTTGACGAACTCGGCCAATAGTGCCACGAGAAGCGTAGTCACGATGAGTGCTATGACGAGGGCGAATCCCCTTTCCCCCCTCATGGCGTTTTCCTCAGCGTGGCGACGGTGCTGAAGACCTCGCCTCCCTTGGCCGTTATCGTGACTCTCACCTTGTTGGGAAGCCTGTTGTTGAGCGCCGTGTCCCACGTTTTGACCCACTTGCCGCCGTCCCAGCACTCGACCATGAACCCCTCCACCCGGTCCATCACCGGGTAGGGGACCGATGCCACGCTGGTGTCGAGATAGAGGTCGCGGGCCTCGCGCACCAGGCCGAGGATCTGGTCGTCATCCTTTTCCCGTACCGAGTAACGCACCACCATGAGGTCGGACGCCGGCGACGGGTCGATGCGAGGCGGGGTGAGAGCGGTGAACTGTAAAAGCGAAGCCGGCTTGCCGAAGCTGTCCCGGTCCTCGACCACGAAGTGGAACCGCTGTGTGGTTGCCGTTGTTGTCGTTGCACCGGCGCTTGATGTGGGTGCCTTGTAAAAGACCGACGTCAGCTCGTCGTGCAGCTTCCCCAGCGTGGCGGAGAGCTCGCGGCGCTCCTCCATCCTGATGCCCCCCTTGTCGCGGGCCGCGACTACCGAGAAGTAGGTGCCATACAGGGCGCCGGCCAGGATCACCAGAAGCGCCAGGGCGATCAGAAGCTCAATGAGGGTGAAGCCTTTGTTATTGCGCATTTTGCGGTGCGTATTGCACAAGCGACAGCCTTTTCGTGTCGTTGGCCCAGATGACGGTCAGACGGATCATGTTCAGGCCCGGGATCTCGGTCTTGGTTGTTTCGCGCTCCCACTTGTGATCGGGATGATCGGGCGCGAAGGTCCCCTTGGTGTCGGTCTTTTTGGCGAATTCGGGATCTTCCAGCTTGGCACGCCCCAGCAGTACAGCCGTGGTCTCCTCGGTATCGGCGGCGAT
It encodes the following:
- the gspL gene encoding type II secretion system protein GspL; amino-acid sequence: MDMLIVQLKRTELVLASFRAKKGGATFLSAERHPLSGEEGELSRILAGSSLATGEHRVVLALPPSSLFMRELELPISDRAKVRELLPLELKGETALDTDQLAFDALPLSGGKVLAVWGRVQELSEKIELLKQAGLEPEVVTASLFHWDKLAPAAGTVAVSDGEAVAAYSDGAPIYFRALPPNATEADLQRTVAALELSRNLRVERVISHTPGKQEEATVSPSTKGLFEAFGDDPRAAHDLAGTYALAAALADNSAVNLRRGPLAYTAATEKLYQRLKVSMMLAAALVLLIFAESGVRYYLVKRDLASLDRAITGIYKEVFPTRKKAVDEVAELRSEIKRLEGAKTSSNVLKLLSDVAQVKGDDVFGIYETEVTGSDVRLKGDAKNAQAASDLKTRAAAVLEGAEVGETKSRPDGSVTFTLSGKMKGVTR
- a CDS encoding type II secretion system protein GspJ produces the protein MRNNKGFTLIELLIALALLVILAGALYGTYFSVVAARDKGGIRMEERRELSATLGKLHDELTSVFYKAPTSSAGATTTTATTQRFHFVVEDRDSFGKPASLLQFTALTPPRIDPSPASDLMVVRYSVREKDDDQILGLVREARDLYLDTSVASVPYPVMDRVEGFMVECWDGGKWVKTWDTALNNRLPNKVRVTITAKGGEVFSTVATLRKTP
- a CDS encoding type IV pilus modification PilV family protein; translated protein: MRGFTLLEVMIALAITAGVLLTVISSVNFHLSRIAADTEETTAVLLGRAKLEDPEFAKKTDTKGTFAPDHPDHKWERETTKTEIPGLNMIRLTVIWANDTKRLSLVQYAPQNAQ
- the gspK gene encoding type II secretion system minor pseudopilin GspK translates to MRGERGFALVIALIVTTLLVALLAEFVNEVYVDTSHSHNFVASQQAGILAESGIAGGIKLLQVSSTLRLGGEYSSLLEPWAKPQSFDADNGTVTVTIEEETGKIDLNAATSQTGTPDQFQKDALLRLFDTLKLSRDLYDPLADWVDTDDTPRPSGAEKIYYGTLKTPLLVHNDKLDTFEELGLIKGYTPEVLAKLRGLVTPYGVANGAPAAVININTAPKEVLMSLDDSLMTGDQVAQILEYRKTKVIKTLADVFGSSTLTQALSIKVGFKGSIYRIRSEGKVGESVRIVEAVVTDVGSTSPRVLYWREY